A single genomic interval of Natronolimnobius sp. AArcel1 harbors:
- a CDS encoding PPC domain-containing DNA-binding protein: MDYREVETAAEYVARLETGADWRSEIESLADEVEADAAWFSALGAVQDAELWFYDQTDCEYYPIAFDEPLEVAACVGNVSLLNGERFAHTHAVLSDDEGTTYAGHLNEATVWAGEVHMRVFEDPLEREYDETTELDLWL; this comes from the coding sequence ATGGATTATCGCGAGGTCGAGACGGCAGCCGAGTATGTGGCCCGTCTCGAGACGGGGGCCGACTGGCGAAGCGAAATCGAGTCGCTCGCGGACGAGGTCGAAGCCGATGCGGCCTGGTTCAGCGCACTCGGCGCAGTGCAGGATGCGGAACTCTGGTTTTACGATCAAACCGACTGTGAGTACTACCCCATCGCGTTCGACGAACCGCTCGAGGTCGCCGCCTGCGTCGGAAACGTCTCCTTGTTGAACGGGGAGCGGTTCGCCCACACGCACGCCGTTCTCTCCGACGACGAGGGAACCACCTACGCCGGCCATCTGAACGAGGCCACCGTCTGGGCCGGCGAGGTACACATGCGCGTCTTCGAGGACCCACTCGAGCGCGAGTACGACGAGACCACCGAACTCGATCTCTGGCTCTGA
- a CDS encoding CBS domain-containing protein, which produces MNVADAMTPREDVVTAELPGTRSDVLEYLQERSFSAVPVVKPTDDNGPEYRGLISREELIEQPNEDQLVMLMDDVATTTRETSLEDVARTMVEENARRVPVVDGDFEGIITVTDVIHAIATGDQDAEGTVGDYGSTNVNTTYEGAPLPVAERGLSYANVPYTVALSEDGEMTGVLTEVDIIDVARIVEGEESTGDNFPDQDSQWSWEGIKGVGSRYLPTRDIEIPNGPVSEFMTDDVVTASAETSLQDAAQDMISNDIEQIPMVTGEQLVGIVRDIDILEALYE; this is translated from the coding sequence ATGAACGTAGCTGACGCGATGACGCCTCGCGAAGATGTGGTGACCGCTGAACTACCGGGCACCCGCTCGGACGTCCTCGAGTACCTTCAGGAACGGTCATTTTCGGCCGTGCCGGTCGTCAAACCGACCGACGATAACGGGCCGGAGTACCGCGGCCTGATCTCTCGTGAGGAACTGATCGAGCAGCCAAACGAAGACCAACTCGTCATGCTCATGGACGACGTTGCGACGACGACGCGCGAGACAAGTCTCGAGGATGTCGCGCGGACGATGGTCGAGGAGAACGCACGTCGCGTGCCCGTCGTCGACGGCGACTTTGAGGGGATCATCACGGTAACTGACGTGATCCACGCCATTGCGACCGGCGACCAGGATGCGGAGGGAACGGTCGGCGACTACGGCAGCACAAATGTTAACACGACGTACGAGGGTGCGCCCCTGCCTGTCGCCGAGCGCGGACTCTCCTATGCGAACGTTCCCTACACCGTTGCGCTCTCTGAGGACGGCGAGATGACCGGCGTCCTGACCGAAGTCGACATCATCGACGTCGCCCGCATCGTCGAAGGCGAAGAGTCGACCGGCGACAACTTCCCGGATCAGGACTCACAGTGGTCCTGGGAAGGAATCAAAGGCGTCGGAAGTCGCTACCTGCCAACCCGAGATATTGAAATTCCAAACGGGCCGGTCAGCGAGTTCATGACCGACGACGTCGTGACGGCATCGGCCGAAACGTCGCTTCAGGATGCCGCACAGGACATGATCAGCAACGACATCGAACAGATTCCGATGGTGACCGGCGAACAGCTCGTCGGCATTGTCCGCGATATCGACATTCTCGAGGCACTCTATGAGTAA
- the glyS gene encoding glycine--tRNA ligase: MSNAEPETETEDATSEKLVELAKRRGYFFQSSGAYGGVGGFYTFGPQGASLKDNVEDAWRDCFAVAEGNMEIDAPTIMPEPVFEASGHLDTFDDMLIECPECETSTRADHLVEDNTEYEDAESLPIPEVEEVIAEYELACPECGAGLADVAVENFNLMFATNIGPGDADPGYLRPETAQGIFVEFPRLKEYARNQLPFGVTQIGRAYRNEISPRRSIIRTREFTQAELEYFIDPESDEPDLSSVEDVAVTLYPASEQNSEDGDELETTIGEAVDEGIISDEWVAYFLGVAKPWYESVGVDMDRFRFRQHLSGERAHYAADCWDAESEIDGNWIEMAGFANRTDYDLSKHAEYSDDRFTVFKQYDEPKTVERATVDPDMSYLGPEFGGDAQAVVAELEDLAARDRTAFEGDTVEIDLEGETHDLPVEKTGFAVEEQTEAGEHILPHVIEPSFGVDRLVYTVLHHAYREDEVAGEERTYLELEPEVAPTFVGVFPLQNDDELEAQADEIVAALRAEGLSVTYDDSGNIGRRYRRQDEVGTPFCVTVDFETIENEETTVTVRERDSTDQKRLSVDGLAETLATIRAGDLEFDEL; encoded by the coding sequence ATGAGTAACGCAGAACCCGAAACGGAGACGGAAGATGCAACGAGCGAGAAACTGGTCGAACTCGCCAAGCGCCGCGGGTACTTCTTCCAGTCCTCGGGCGCCTACGGCGGCGTCGGCGGCTTCTATACCTTCGGCCCACAGGGCGCGTCCCTGAAAGACAACGTTGAGGATGCCTGGCGCGACTGCTTCGCCGTCGCCGAGGGCAACATGGAGATCGACGCGCCGACGATCATGCCCGAACCCGTCTTCGAGGCGTCTGGCCATCTCGATACCTTCGACGACATGCTGATTGAGTGTCCCGAGTGCGAGACGAGCACGCGGGCAGACCACCTCGTCGAGGACAACACCGAGTACGAGGACGCAGAGAGCCTGCCGATCCCAGAAGTTGAGGAAGTCATCGCGGAGTACGAACTCGCCTGTCCCGAGTGCGGTGCTGGACTGGCCGATGTCGCTGTCGAAAACTTCAACCTCATGTTCGCGACGAATATCGGCCCCGGCGACGCCGATCCGGGCTACTTGCGCCCCGAGACCGCACAGGGCATCTTCGTCGAGTTCCCTCGGCTCAAAGAGTACGCGCGCAATCAGCTTCCGTTCGGCGTCACCCAGATCGGTCGTGCCTACCGCAACGAGATCAGCCCGCGCCGGTCGATCATCCGTACGCGAGAGTTTACCCAGGCTGAACTCGAGTACTTCATCGACCCCGAATCCGACGAGCCAGACCTCTCGAGCGTCGAAGACGTGGCGGTAACGCTCTATCCCGCAAGTGAGCAAAACAGCGAGGACGGCGACGAACTCGAGACGACCATCGGCGAGGCCGTCGATGAGGGCATAATCAGCGATGAGTGGGTTGCGTACTTCCTCGGCGTCGCGAAGCCGTGGTACGAGTCGGTCGGCGTCGATATGGACCGGTTCCGGTTCCGCCAGCACCTCTCAGGCGAGCGCGCACACTACGCCGCCGACTGTTGGGACGCCGAAAGCGAAATTGATGGCAACTGGATCGAGATGGCTGGTTTCGCCAACCGGACCGACTACGACCTCTCGAAACACGCCGAGTACTCCGACGACCGCTTTACCGTCTTCAAGCAGTACGACGAGCCCAAAACCGTCGAACGCGCCACGGTCGATCCCGATATGAGCTATCTCGGCCCCGAATTCGGCGGCGACGCACAGGCCGTCGTTGCCGAACTCGAGGACCTCGCGGCCCGCGACCGTACTGCATTCGAGGGCGACACCGTCGAGATCGACCTCGAGGGCGAGACCCACGACCTCCCCGTCGAGAAAACCGGCTTTGCAGTCGAAGAACAGACCGAGGCAGGCGAGCACATCCTGCCACACGTCATCGAACCCTCCTTCGGTGTCGACCGCTTGGTCTACACCGTCTTGCACCACGCCTACCGCGAGGACGAGGTGGCCGGCGAGGAGCGAACCTATCTCGAACTCGAGCCCGAAGTCGCGCCCACGTTCGTCGGCGTCTTCCCACTGCAGAACGATGACGAACTCGAGGCCCAAGCTGACGAGATCGTCGCTGCCCTGCGCGCGGAAGGACTCTCTGTGACGTACGACGACTCGGGCAACATCGGTCGGCGCTACCGCCGACAGGACGAAGTCGGCACGCCCTTTTGCGTGACCGTCGACTTCGAGACCATCGAAAATGAGGAGACGACCGTCACCGTCCGCGAGCGCGACTCGACCGACCAGAAACGGCTTTCCGTCGACGGACTCGCTGAGACGCTCGCCACGATTCGAGCGGGCGATCTCGAGTTCGACGAGCTGTAG
- a CDS encoding DedA family protein, whose amino-acid sequence MVSNDDAGARSAVIATVEGIVVLLQALAVPVFLLLFYFDGMVIGKLTPPATFYLAYVVLVVPTDFVLFVVAGLSVLAATLGQFTLYRGFNADSPEYFGIRRRVPYADQVPSVIHKQIGERRLRVATRLFDRFGATALVVTNAIPGVRSLLSIPAGLSGYPAGRFLVFSTIGNGLYLVLLTAVAWGLVDLAATWW is encoded by the coding sequence TTGGTCTCGAACGACGACGCTGGGGCGCGATCCGCCGTGATAGCCACCGTCGAGGGAATTGTCGTCCTGTTGCAGGCGCTTGCGGTTCCGGTTTTCCTGTTGTTGTTTTATTTCGACGGAATGGTGATCGGCAAACTCACTCCACCCGCGACGTTCTATCTCGCCTACGTCGTCCTCGTCGTTCCAACTGATTTCGTTCTGTTCGTGGTTGCGGGATTGTCGGTCCTCGCGGCCACCCTCGGACAGTTTACCCTGTATCGTGGCTTCAACGCGGACAGCCCCGAATACTTCGGAATTCGTAGACGGGTTCCGTATGCTGATCAGGTTCCATCAGTGATCCACAAGCAGATCGGTGAGCGGCGGTTGCGCGTGGCCACTCGATTGTTCGATCGATTCGGTGCAACCGCGCTCGTGGTCACGAACGCGATTCCTGGCGTTCGGTCGCTGTTGAGTATTCCAGCCGGACTAAGCGGCTATCCAGCCGGTCGATTTCTCGTCTTTTCGACGATCGGAAACGGTCTCTACCTCGTTCTCCTGACTGCCGTCGCGTGGGGGCTGGTCGACCTCGCTGCAACATGGTGGTGA
- a CDS encoding dolichol kinase, which translates to MADELKRRLVHASGSGLVALYLLANYLEIGLTWDSFRILMVILSLGVIGLEFLRLRVGLEWWIYEKLTRDYEQDQFAGYGYYMVSMTVAVLVFEPHIALPAMLMLSLGDPISGAVSDDSLKTVKSPKVLVTMFVVSALLATPFLYESPLAVLAAALGATIADGVKVRIGDFIVDDNLTIPIYASVLAWLALEFAPL; encoded by the coding sequence ATGGCCGACGAACTCAAAAGACGACTCGTCCACGCAAGCGGCTCCGGGCTGGTCGCACTCTATCTCCTCGCGAACTATCTCGAGATTGGACTCACCTGGGACTCTTTCCGCATCCTGATGGTCATCCTCTCGCTCGGAGTGATCGGCCTCGAGTTCCTTCGACTCCGCGTCGGCCTCGAGTGGTGGATATACGAGAAACTGACGCGTGACTACGAACAGGACCAGTTTGCCGGCTACGGCTACTACATGGTGAGTATGACGGTAGCTGTGCTCGTCTTCGAGCCCCACATCGCTCTTCCCGCGATGTTGATGCTCTCACTCGGCGACCCGATCAGTGGCGCTGTCTCTGATGACTCGCTCAAGACGGTCAAAAGCCCAAAAGTGCTCGTTACGATGTTCGTCGTCTCAGCACTACTGGCGACGCCGTTTCTCTACGAGTCGCCCCTGGCTGTCCTCGCGGCCGCCCTTGGCGCGACCATCGCTGACGGCGTCAAGGTCCGAATTGGCGACTTCATCGTCGACGACAACCTGACAATTCCGATCTACGCGTCCGTGCTGGCGTGGCTCGCACTCGAGTTCGCGCCGCTGTAG
- a CDS encoding HTTM domain-containing protein yields the protein MATADSPLRRTLQRTRDFLERCVRIDTRSLAVFRIVAALLILADLALRSRNFTYFYTDEGVVPRSLVYEASSDPGWSIYHLTTDPTLIAGLFVLQALFAIQLLVGYKTRLATIISFLFVVSLDHHNPFVLSYADTLFRLLLFWAIFLPLGERWSIDAVHAGREPRVYVASLASAFILGQMVYMYVTNGLIKSQSDVWGTADAAPLVLGLDEMTYLLGDTIREFQTLLGFGGVLWYYMLVFAWLLIVLRGRLRMAMVGLFVGGHLSFALTVRIGAFAYVALAGLVLFLQPQFWRDAAAILERLGLETERFAARTASLERLAARVPNPRIGGERTDQLRDHAYTASIGLIVATILFVAVVMGGNIGLVVAESVTDADESERALEYQVEDVVIETLTETDGVTHVESTASKLGIDQPIGWGVFAGPDPRTTDRYHVFAAETVDGEQLDIYNDRPLTYERPGQELQTQHGTYRERFYMNSVRSGHSSDLVAEHLAEHLCEQWTDNNDGELEAISMYVVNEQVTRETITDPTDRDRTASYIYRHGCGDNSPRIIQEPGDDL from the coding sequence ATGGCAACCGCTGACTCCCCCCTCCGTCGAACGCTTCAACGCACTCGAGACTTCCTCGAGCGCTGCGTTCGGATCGATACGCGGTCGCTTGCCGTGTTTCGGATTGTTGCTGCTCTCCTGATCCTTGCGGATCTTGCACTGCGCTCGCGGAACTTTACGTACTTCTACACTGACGAGGGCGTCGTCCCGCGCTCCCTTGTCTACGAAGCGTCGTCTGATCCCGGCTGGTCGATCTATCACCTGACGACCGATCCGACGCTCATTGCGGGGCTGTTTGTCCTGCAAGCGCTGTTTGCGATCCAGTTACTCGTCGGCTATAAGACGCGACTGGCGACGATCATCTCGTTTCTGTTCGTCGTCTCGCTCGATCATCACAACCCGTTCGTATTGAGCTACGCCGATACGCTGTTTCGGCTGTTGCTGTTCTGGGCCATCTTCTTGCCTCTTGGTGAGCGCTGGTCGATCGATGCCGTCCACGCCGGCCGCGAACCGCGCGTGTACGTTGCGAGTCTTGCCAGCGCGTTCATCCTCGGCCAGATGGTCTACATGTACGTCACAAACGGGCTGATCAAATCCCAGTCCGACGTCTGGGGCACCGCTGATGCGGCCCCACTCGTGCTCGGTCTCGACGAAATGACGTACCTGCTTGGCGACACCATCCGCGAGTTCCAGACCCTGCTCGGCTTCGGTGGCGTCCTGTGGTACTACATGCTTGTCTTCGCGTGGCTCCTCATCGTCTTGCGCGGGCGCTTGCGCATGGCAATGGTCGGCCTCTTCGTCGGTGGCCACCTCTCGTTCGCGCTCACGGTCCGCATCGGCGCGTTCGCCTACGTCGCACTCGCCGGCCTGGTGTTGTTCCTCCAGCCGCAGTTCTGGCGCGACGCAGCCGCCATCCTCGAGCGCCTCGGACTCGAGACCGAACGATTCGCTGCGCGAACGGCCTCACTCGAGCGACTGGCAGCCCGCGTGCCCAATCCCCGAATCGGTGGTGAACGCACCGACCAACTGCGCGACCACGCCTATACGGCAAGTATCGGGCTCATCGTCGCAACGATCCTGTTCGTCGCCGTCGTGATGGGAGGAAATATCGGCCTTGTCGTCGCCGAGTCAGTGACTGATGCTGACGAGAGCGAACGTGCCCTCGAGTATCAGGTCGAAGATGTCGTCATCGAGACGTTGACGGAGACCGACGGGGTGACACACGTCGAGTCAACAGCCTCGAAACTGGGGATCGACCAACCGATTGGGTGGGGCGTCTTCGCCGGGCCGGATCCACGAACCACGGATCGCTATCACGTCTTCGCTGCAGAGACAGTAGACGGCGAGCAACTCGATATCTACAACGACCGCCCGCTTACCTACGAGCGCCCCGGCCAGGAGTTACAGACCCAACACGGGACCTATCGCGAGCGCTTCTACATGAACAGCGTGCGCTCAGGTCACTCGAGCGACCTCGTCGCAGAGCACCTCGCTGAACACCTCTGTGAGCAGTGGACAGACAACAACGACGGCGAACTCGAAGCGATTTCGATGTACGTCGTCAACGAGCAGGTTACCCGCGAGACGATCACTGATCCGACGGATCGCGACCGCACCGCGTCGTACATCTACCGACACGGCTGTGGCGACAACTCGCCGCGAATTATCCAGGAGCCCGGTGACGACCTGTAG
- a CDS encoding DEAD/DEAH box helicase produces MATTDESGDPPKIEHPLLEPDFLERRLYQLKLAGTAANHHTLVCLPTGLGKTTVSLLVTARRLEEVGGKSVMLAPTKPLVQQHAEFYREALQIPDDEIVVFTGDVSPDDRAALWDKATVVMATPQVIENDLVGSRVSLADVTHITFDECHRATGDYAYNYIAERYHDDAKKPLVTGMSASPGGDEEAILEVCENLGLQEVEVMTEEDADVAEFTHDTDVEWERIDLPEHVLEIRDALNEVIKDRLETLKEMGIASSTQPDQSQKDLNRMRAELQQLINNDQSEGFEGMSIHAEVMKLRQAVTLVETQSVEALRRYFDRQRNQARSSGASKASQRMVSDPRVRESMRKAESFDELHPKYRKTRMLLAETLGLEGGERVIVFTESRDTAEALTEFLCDSFDAKRFVGQGDREGSDGMTQTEQKDVLDDFRAGEFEVLVSTSVAEEGLDVPEVDLVLFYEPVPTAIRSIQRKGRTGRQSEGRVVVLMAEDTRDEAYFWISQRREKEMESELRDLKGMADDLKDELDDSQQALSDFDGETGTGDKSEVKVDTRQGQADAVGDSSSGNEGVSTQPGLEDYADDISDSSDDEGDTSDVETHEPTAEGDQIAIVADQREMDANIARELSRRDEIDITLETLEVGDYVLSDRVVIERKSVADFVDSLVGSDRSMFEQVGSMARHYSRPIVIVEGDGLYEQRDIHPNAIRGALSSLAVDFDASILQTGGEDETTELLAVIAGREQETSDREVSVHGEKQAKTLAEQQEYVVSSIAEIGPVTARSLLAEFGTVEAIMIATEDELQAANGVGQVTAERMREVIGSDYSG; encoded by the coding sequence ATGGCAACGACGGACGAGAGTGGGGACCCACCAAAAATCGAGCACCCGCTCCTCGAGCCCGACTTTCTCGAGCGGCGGCTCTATCAGTTGAAACTCGCGGGGACGGCCGCGAACCACCACACGCTCGTCTGTCTCCCGACCGGGCTGGGGAAGACGACCGTGAGCCTACTCGTGACCGCACGCCGACTCGAGGAAGTTGGCGGGAAATCGGTGATGCTCGCACCCACCAAGCCGCTCGTCCAGCAACACGCCGAGTTCTACCGCGAAGCCCTCCAGATTCCCGACGACGAGATTGTCGTCTTCACCGGCGACGTCAGCCCGGACGACCGCGCTGCGCTCTGGGACAAGGCAACCGTCGTCATGGCAACCCCACAGGTGATCGAAAACGACCTCGTCGGCTCTCGAGTCTCGCTTGCCGACGTAACCCATATCACCTTCGACGAGTGCCACCGCGCGACCGGCGACTACGCCTACAACTACATCGCCGAACGCTACCACGACGACGCCAAGAAACCACTCGTCACCGGCATGTCAGCCTCGCCCGGCGGCGACGAGGAAGCCATCCTCGAGGTCTGTGAAAACCTCGGTCTCCAGGAAGTCGAAGTGATGACCGAAGAGGACGCCGACGTCGCCGAGTTCACCCACGACACCGACGTTGAATGGGAACGCATCGATCTCCCCGAGCACGTTCTCGAGATCCGCGACGCGCTGAACGAGGTCATCAAAGACCGACTCGAGACGCTCAAGGAGATGGGGATCGCCTCCTCAACACAACCGGATCAGTCCCAGAAGGACCTCAACCGGATGCGCGCCGAGTTACAGCAGTTGATCAACAACGATCAATCGGAGGGGTTCGAGGGGATGTCGATCCACGCCGAGGTGATGAAACTCCGCCAGGCCGTCACGCTCGTCGAAACCCAGAGCGTCGAGGCCCTCCGGCGGTACTTCGACCGCCAGCGCAATCAGGCAAGATCCTCAGGTGCGTCGAAAGCGAGCCAGCGGATGGTCTCTGACCCCCGCGTCCGCGAATCCATGCGCAAAGCCGAGAGCTTCGACGAGTTACACCCGAAGTACCGCAAGACGCGAATGCTCCTCGCGGAGACGCTCGGCCTCGAGGGCGGCGAACGTGTGATCGTCTTTACTGAATCCCGCGACACCGCAGAGGCGCTCACAGAGTTCCTGTGTGATAGTTTCGACGCGAAGCGCTTTGTCGGGCAGGGCGACCGCGAAGGCAGCGATGGGATGACCCAGACCGAACAGAAAGACGTACTCGATGACTTCCGCGCAGGCGAGTTCGAAGTCCTCGTCTCCACCTCCGTCGCCGAGGAAGGACTGGACGTTCCCGAAGTCGACCTCGTGCTCTTTTATGAACCCGTGCCGACGGCGATCCGATCCATCCAGCGAAAGGGCCGAACGGGCCGCCAGTCAGAAGGCCGCGTCGTCGTCCTCATGGCCGAAGACACGCGCGACGAGGCCTACTTCTGGATCTCCCAGCGCCGCGAAAAGGAGATGGAGTCGGAACTGCGCGACCTGAAGGGAATGGCCGACGACCTGAAAGACGAACTCGATGACTCCCAACAGGCGCTGTCGGATTTCGACGGCGAAACCGGCACCGGCGACAAGAGCGAAGTGAAAGTAGACACTAGACAAGGACAAGCCGACGCAGTCGGCGATTCTTCCAGTGGAAATGAGGGGGTTTCGACACAGCCCGGACTCGAGGATTACGCTGATGACATTTCGGACTCGAGCGACGACGAAGGCGATACCAGCGACGTTGAAACCCACGAACCCACCGCCGAGGGCGACCAGATTGCAATCGTCGCTGATCAGCGCGAGATGGACGCCAACATCGCCCGCGAACTCTCCCGACGCGACGAGATTGACATTACCCTCGAGACGCTCGAGGTGGGCGACTACGTCCTTTCGGATCGGGTCGTCATCGAGCGCAAGTCGGTTGCGGACTTCGTCGACTCGCTCGTTGGCAGCGACCGCTCGATGTTCGAGCAGGTCGGCTCGATGGCGCGCCATTACTCCCGCCCCATCGTGATCGTCGAGGGCGACGGCCTGTACGAACAACGCGACATCCACCCGAACGCGATTCGAGGCGCGCTCTCGAGTCTCGCAGTCGATTTCGACGCGAGTATCCTCCAGACTGGGGGCGAAGACGAGACGACCGAACTGCTCGCAGTGATCGCCGGCCGCGAACAGGAAACGAGCGACCGCGAGGTGTCCGTCCACGGCGAGAAACAGGCCAAGACTCTCGCCGAACAACAGGAGTACGTTGTCTCCTCGATTGCTGAAATCGGCCCTGTCACGGCGCGCTCGTTGCTTGCAGAGTTCGGTACCGTCGAGGCGATCATGATCGCAACCGAAGACGAGTTGCAGGCGGCCAACGGCGTCGGGCAGGTGACCGCCGAGCGCATGCGCGAAGTGATTGGAAGCGACTACAGCGGGTAA
- a CDS encoding HTTM domain-containing protein gives MSRELSQQARAIGERIQTNFRDCIRIDTRSLAVFRIFLGALVLADLVLRSRNFAFFYSGEGVVPHELAVDMTADNAFSIYYYASSPTQIAALMVIQALFALQLIVGYKTRVATIISFLFVISLDHHNPLVLSYADTLFRLLFFWAIFLPLGERWSVDAVHADRDPRGSFAGIMALFAMGQMVYMYFLNWYHKSQDSLWTTGEATPLIMGLDDMTFLLAEYVREFPTLLEYGGLLWYYMLMLSPFLIILIGRQRYPLILLFVGGHAMFAVTVRIGAFPYVAFAGLVLFIQPQLWRDGELVVKRLGIDAAVDTTYTEVRDTLERLAARVPRLRIDEPRVQAAKPHLYNVGVGVIIVSLIVFTLFTSLPAGNAVNEAVSPDEQIEDRATMVNIDQPEWSVFAPTPRTSDHYFVFAAETTDGEYVDVYNDDREVTRERPYDELQQQYSTYRERFYMNSVRRGGLHDRNDAPSHLAAYYCDTWEDDDGAELEQLTMHRIVEPITMDTIADPSERDSRSGNVYEYHCDGEEPETVDLPQE, from the coding sequence ATGTCACGAGAACTATCACAACAGGCTCGGGCCATCGGCGAACGGATTCAGACGAATTTCCGTGACTGCATCCGGATCGACACCCGTTCACTTGCTGTCTTTCGGATATTCCTCGGTGCGCTCGTGCTGGCCGACCTCGTGTTGCGCTCGAGAAATTTCGCCTTTTTCTACTCGGGCGAGGGCGTGGTCCCCCACGAGTTAGCGGTCGATATGACTGCAGACAACGCGTTTTCGATCTACTACTACGCCTCGAGTCCGACACAGATTGCGGCGTTGATGGTCATCCAGGCGCTGTTTGCGCTGCAGTTGATCGTCGGCTACAAGACGCGTGTGGCGACGATCATCTCGTTTCTGTTCGTCATCTCGCTTGACCACCACAATCCGCTCGTGCTAAGCTACGCCGATACGCTGTTCCGCCTGCTCTTTTTCTGGGCCATCTTCCTCCCGTTGGGCGAGCGCTGGTCGGTCGACGCCGTCCACGCTGACCGCGACCCTCGAGGATCGTTCGCCGGCATCATGGCTCTCTTCGCGATGGGGCAGATGGTTTATATGTACTTCCTCAACTGGTATCACAAGTCCCAGGATAGTCTGTGGACCACCGGTGAGGCGACGCCGCTGATCATGGGCCTCGACGATATGACGTTCCTCCTCGCGGAGTACGTCCGCGAGTTCCCGACGCTGCTCGAGTACGGCGGCTTGCTGTGGTACTATATGCTCATGCTCTCGCCGTTTTTGATCATCCTTATCGGCCGGCAGCGATACCCGCTGATTCTGTTGTTCGTCGGTGGCCACGCGATGTTCGCTGTGACCGTCCGCATTGGCGCATTCCCGTACGTCGCGTTCGCTGGACTCGTATTATTCATCCAGCCACAACTCTGGCGTGACGGCGAATTGGTTGTCAAACGGCTGGGTATCGACGCAGCAGTGGACACGACATACACTGAGGTGAGGGACACCCTCGAGCGACTCGCTGCTCGCGTTCCCCGGTTGCGGATCGACGAACCGCGAGTGCAGGCGGCGAAACCGCACCTCTACAACGTCGGCGTCGGCGTGATCATTGTCTCGTTGATCGTCTTTACACTCTTTACGTCCCTTCCAGCTGGAAACGCCGTCAACGAGGCCGTCTCCCCCGACGAACAAATCGAAGATCGCGCTACAATGGTGAACATCGATCAGCCAGAGTGGAGCGTCTTCGCGCCGACACCACGAACCAGCGATCACTACTTCGTCTTCGCCGCCGAGACGACCGATGGTGAGTACGTCGATGTCTACAACGACGACAGGGAAGTGACAAGAGAACGACCCTACGACGAGCTACAGCAGCAGTACAGCACCTATCGCGAGCGCTTCTACATGAACAGCGTTCGCCGCGGCGGCCTCCACGACAGAAACGACGCGCCGTCCCATTTAGCAGCCTACTACTGCGACACCTGGGAAGATGACGACGGTGCAGAACTCGAGCAACTCACCATGCATCGGATCGTCGAACCGATTACGATGGACACGATTGCCGATCCATCGGAACGCGACTCCCGCAGCGGCAACGTCTACGAGTATCACTGCGACGGCGAGGAACCCGAGACGGTTGACCTACCACAAGAGTGA
- a CDS encoding thiol-disulfide oxidoreductase DCC family protein, producing the protein MNDKIPTDAPIILFDGVCNLCAGFVQFIVPRDPDGIFHFASLQSEVGQDLLAAHGLADHDLDSIVLLEGDDAYVKSDAVFRIAERLGGIYALARPLKYLPRRLRDWGYDLVAANRYRIFGQKDQCMMPTGDVQTRFLEQDSSPGTGSE; encoded by the coding sequence ATGAACGACAAGATTCCGACGGATGCGCCAATTATCCTCTTCGATGGCGTCTGCAATCTCTGTGCCGGGTTCGTGCAGTTCATCGTCCCACGTGATCCCGACGGAATCTTTCACTTTGCCTCCCTGCAGTCCGAGGTTGGACAAGACTTGCTCGCAGCCCACGGCCTTGCGGATCACGACCTCGATTCCATCGTCTTACTCGAGGGTGACGACGCCTACGTCAAATCCGATGCCGTATTCCGAATCGCCGAGCGACTCGGCGGCATCTACGCGCTCGCTCGCCCACTGAAGTACCTCCCGCGACGACTGCGCGACTGGGGCTACGACCTCGTCGCCGCCAATCGCTACCGGATTTTCGGCCAGAAAGACCAGTGCATGATGCCGACCGGCGACGTACAGACGCGCTTTCTCGAGCAAGACTCGAGTCCGGGAACAGGCTCGGAGTAG